In bacterium, the following proteins share a genomic window:
- a CDS encoding PEP-CTERM sorting domain-containing protein: MFSVLKSMLAVVERPSAGRVVFRGGVSMSTGSLRLLAVALTMFGLLTLGASRSAEATSLFVDLVGQVYSVPDVLQSEFSVGDPLSLRFEIRLDADNAYADRWDYSVLPLGLANMELNVEAFSPRAVWGSLVVGKPFMLGQFAFFNWSTHARFGNQLIERLAWYNGRQVSERLTLGQVNLGAPSHKLNSVDPANLLSLLDLDLAGSRGMLEFYHRPYGERLGARHPLSFFVARSEITVPEPGTGLTLSLAALGLAGRWRQGRHRPKPQSR, encoded by the coding sequence GTGTTCTCGGTTCTCAAGAGCATGCTGGCGGTTGTCGAGAGACCAAGCGCTGGTCGCGTCGTTTTTCGAGGAGGGGTTTCGATGTCCACAGGTTCTCTACGCCTGCTTGCAGTTGCGCTCACGATGTTTGGCCTTCTCACCCTGGGCGCATCACGATCCGCCGAAGCCACCTCGCTGTTCGTCGATCTCGTTGGCCAGGTCTATTCGGTGCCGGATGTGTTGCAGAGCGAGTTCTCAGTCGGCGATCCGTTATCCCTCCGCTTCGAGATCCGTCTCGATGCGGATAATGCCTACGCTGACCGCTGGGACTACTCCGTACTCCCACTTGGACTGGCGAACATGGAATTGAACGTGGAAGCCTTCTCGCCTCGAGCGGTCTGGGGTTCGCTCGTGGTTGGCAAACCATTCATGCTAGGGCAGTTTGCATTCTTCAACTGGTCCACCCATGCCCGCTTCGGCAACCAGTTGATCGAGCGCTTGGCTTGGTACAACGGCCGCCAGGTGAGTGAAAGACTGACTCTTGGCCAGGTCAACCTCGGCGCCCCATCCCACAAACTGAATTCTGTTGATCCCGCGAACCTTCTATCACTACTGGATCTCGACCTGGCGGGTTCGCGCGGAATGCTTGAATTCTATCACCGCCCGTATGGCGAAAGGCTTGGCGCAAGGCACCCGCTCTCCTTTTTTGTTGCTCGCTCCGAGATCACCGTCCCCGAACCGGGAACCGGTCTGACTCTCTCCCTCGCTGCGCTGGGCCTGGCGGGGCGATGGCGCCAAGGGCGCCATCGCCCGAAGCCTCAGAGCCGCTAG
- a CDS encoding sigma-54-dependent Fis family transcriptional regulator, with protein sequence MRERWLGEGRAARGVQRWLERAAPLDSTVLITGETGTGKGVLARLLHRCSGRNAGPFVHVDCGALPDGLLEAEFFGHERGAFTGAIGTRVGPFEAAAKGTLFLDEIGELSLRGQTRLLRVLQDRCFQRVGGRSSLRMTARIVAATNLPLEQAVSEGRFRADLFHRLDVLHVELPPLRERPEDLPILVTHFLARCAREVDAPVPEPTPEFLARLAERPWPGNVRELGNLLERLVVWAPGPRLDVQDLMRIEPRACRLPTRARGAADSLEAMLRETGGNVSRAARRLGMARTTLRRRIRAAGLEELIPRD encoded by the coding sequence GTGCGGGAGCGTTGGTTGGGGGAAGGCCGGGCGGCCCGAGGGGTGCAGCGTTGGCTGGAGCGGGCCGCACCTCTCGATTCGACCGTCCTGATCACCGGGGAGACGGGAACCGGGAAGGGCGTGCTCGCGCGCCTGCTCCATCGCTGCTCGGGGCGGAACGCAGGTCCCTTCGTTCATGTCGATTGCGGCGCGCTGCCGGACGGGTTGCTCGAAGCCGAGTTCTTCGGACACGAGCGAGGTGCGTTCACCGGTGCCATCGGCACGCGGGTCGGCCCTTTCGAAGCGGCGGCCAAGGGAACCCTCTTCCTCGACGAGATCGGAGAGTTGTCGCTTCGCGGCCAGACCCGTCTGCTGCGGGTCCTCCAGGATCGGTGCTTCCAGCGCGTCGGGGGCCGGTCGAGTCTGCGAATGACGGCGCGTATCGTGGCGGCAACGAATCTGCCTCTGGAGCAGGCCGTTTCAGAGGGTCGCTTCCGCGCCGATCTCTTTCATCGCCTCGATGTCCTCCACGTGGAGCTCCCGCCGCTGCGGGAGCGACCGGAAGATCTTCCGATCCTCGTCACTCATTTCCTGGCGCGATGTGCGCGAGAGGTGGACGCTCCGGTTCCGGAGCCGACGCCTGAGTTCCTCGCCCGGCTGGCAGAGCGGCCCTGGCCCGGCAATGTTCGCGAGCTGGGCAACCTGCTGGAGCGACTCGTCGTATGGGCGCCGGGGCCGCGCCTCGATGTGCAGGACTTGATGCGCATCGAGCCACGGGCGTGCCGGTTGCCTACGAGGGCGCGGGGTGCAGCCGATTCGCTCGAGGCGATGCTGCGAGAGACCGGTGGCAACGTGTCGCGAGCGGCGCGCCGTCTCGGCATGGCGCGCACGACCTTGCGCAGGCGCATCCGAGCCGCGGGGCTGGAAGAGCTGATTCCCCGCGACTAG
- the htpX gene encoding protease HtpX encodes MKRVLLFLATNIAVIALLSVVLHLVGFEGFLDERGVDLNLPSLLLFAAVFGMGGSFISLAMSKWMARRMTGARVITEPSGEAEMWLVETVRQQADAAGIGMPEVAIFDSPEPNAFATGARRDHAMVAVSAGLLRGMRKEEIEAVLAHEVSHVANGDMITLALIQGVVNTFVIFLARVIGHFVDRVVLKNERGYGFGYFGVVIVAQIVLGILASFIVFWFSRQREFRADAGGARLAGAPKMIAALERLKAGPQTELPEQLGAFGISGSVRTGLARLMMSHPPLDDRIARLKSEHGMSA; translated from the coding sequence ATGAAACGCGTTCTGCTTTTCCTGGCCACCAACATCGCCGTCATTGCGCTCTTGTCCGTCGTGCTTCACCTCGTTGGATTCGAGGGCTTCCTCGACGAGCGGGGTGTCGATCTGAACCTGCCGTCGCTGTTGTTGTTCGCTGCAGTCTTCGGCATGGGCGGTTCGTTCATCTCGTTGGCGATGTCCAAATGGATGGCCAGGAGGATGACAGGTGCGCGGGTCATCACCGAGCCCAGTGGCGAGGCCGAGATGTGGTTGGTGGAGACCGTGCGTCAGCAGGCCGATGCCGCGGGGATCGGAATGCCCGAGGTGGCCATCTTCGATTCCCCGGAGCCGAATGCGTTCGCCACTGGCGCTCGCCGCGACCACGCGATGGTGGCCGTCAGCGCCGGGCTGTTGCGAGGCATGCGCAAGGAAGAGATCGAGGCGGTGCTCGCTCATGAGGTCAGCCATGTCGCGAATGGCGACATGATCACCCTGGCGCTGATCCAGGGTGTCGTGAATACCTTCGTGATCTTCCTGGCGCGGGTGATCGGGCATTTCGTCGACCGTGTCGTCCTCAAGAACGAACGGGGCTACGGGTTTGGCTATTTCGGGGTCGTGATCGTCGCCCAGATCGTGCTCGGCATCCTGGCCAGCTTCATCGTGTTCTGGTTCTCGAGGCAGCGCGAGTTCCGCGCTGATGCTGGCGGAGCGCGTCTGGCGGGTGCGCCGAAGATGATCGCGGCCCTCGAGCGATTGAAAGCGGGCCCGCAGACCGAGCTTCCGGAACAGCTGGGCGCGTTCGGTATCTCCGGAAGCGTCCGCACGGGCTTGGCGCGTCTGATGATGAGCCATCCGCCGCTGGACGACCGGATCGCCCGCCTGAAGAGCGAACACGGCATGAGCGCCTGA